Sequence from the Candidatus Neomarinimicrobiota bacterium genome:
GCTGTCAGCAGACGACGCATGGTTTCTGGCTGACATGAGGCCGGGCCTATGGTCACTACCGTTTTCGTCTTACGGCAGGCTTTCTTATTTTTCATCACAGGCACCCTTTTCGACGAGGTTTCCAATTGCCAGGTTCGGGGATAAGTGCTTAAATATATCGGGAGGAGTCATAACTCAGCTCGATAATATTTACGTTACGGCCAAGTACAGTGAGTCGCAAGCGCAACTTGCCGAGGCAACTGCAGCCACAACCGGCCTGGCCTGCGCCAGCATCCCCCCCAACCAGCCATGGAATGTTATCAGGACCGAAAAAAAGGACTAAAGTTTGCTTCAATCCACCCGATAACGAAGCTGCGGAAGTGGGTTTAGTCGAAAATTGGCATAAATTTGATTAGATGCCAAGGTACGACAACGTAATCCATGGATTTTCAATACTGTCATGAACTTGACAGCGGTAAACCTTCAACCCATCCTTTTCCCGCCCAGGGAATCTGTACCGGAGCCACAACCGGGAGCTGCCAACGAGCAGGCAACCGGTGTGAACCCGCCTCGCAGTACGCCTGCACCAGACCAGTATCCCGATGTCTACGTACCCACATCAGCTGTTCCTGGCGCCGTCGAAGCTGGCACCCAACGCCCCACTGGTATGCCGGAGCACAGTGGGCCTCGACAAAACGAAAGTCCCGACGAGGAGCAGGAATCTAAACCACTCAACGACAACCAGCGTCCGGGGTCGCAGCGAGTGGCCAGTAAGGCACCCGGCTCGCTGGAGCTCACCGAAGAAGAAAAGCAGGAGGTTGAGGAGCTGAGGGCCAGGGATGCCGCGGTCAGACAGCACGAACAGGCGCATGTAATGGCCGGTGGCCGCTATGTCATCAGGCGGGCCCAGTTCGAATATGTCCTGGGACCCGATGGAAGGCTCTACGCCGTCGGCGGAGAAGTACAGATTGATACCTCAGAAGTGCCTGATGATCCCGAAGCAACCATTCAGAAAGCCCAGGCAGTAAGAAGGGCGGCCCTGGCTCCCAGTGACCCCTCTGCTCAGGACCAACGGGTCGCCATGCAAGCTAATCAGATGGAGTTCGAGGCCCGCATGGAACTTGCCCGTCAACGAGCCGAAGAGTTCCAACAACAGACCGACGAATACAACCAGAACGGCCAGGCCATTACACCCCAGCTCGAGCCAATCCTCATCAACCTGTTCGCCTAGCGTTCCGCTTATTTTAGTCAGTCACAGCGGAATCCACATGGCTCATAATACCAGGTAGAGTCGCAGTTCATAATCACCGGGCTATTCAACCAATGTTGACAACAACTGGGTGATATTCTTATCGACGGCCTTAAGCTGCCGGTAGGTCTTGCGGTCTATATGTGGAAAACTGAGGGGTAGACGAAAACGAACCGGGAGCATAACCACCCGCTTTTCCACTACCAGGATCTCATACGGCATGCTCGCGGTACGTTTCATTCTCTCAGTATCCAGGAGAGAGAATATCCGTTTTTCACCGGTATCACCCCCCAATGCAAGACCATACAATTTGACCTGTTTACCTGGCGTGGTTTTTTCAAACACTCTGGTGAGCAGTGCGGAGGAGGCCAGACGGTTTTCGATGATGGCTACTGCCTCTTCAAAGGAATCGAAGGTCGCCAGGGTGATTTGATCATTGAAGGCTTCGGCCCGGCGCCGAAACCGATAAGTCCTAATTTTCTCAGGGGTTAGGGGATGGTTACGAGGGCCGCCAAAGGGACGGTTAAATCGGCCCCGCAGGGGAGGCATAGCCCTCACCAAATCTTGCTTGAACTTAGCGATCTGCTCCGCAACTGAAGTGTAATTCTCCTGGAGATAGGCATTAGCCCAATAAACCGGGTTCTGACAGGAGACGTAAGTCATTTCCCCTTCACGGGTAACGGCAATCCGCACCACGGCGGCAAAAGTAGCTGTCGGTTTGAGCTCCGCTACTGCTTTCAACAAATCGTGATTAGTCACCACTATCACACAACGGTTGGGGTCCCCAGCAGGTGTGTACTTACCCAGGATCTCGTAATTCCGCATGAACAGCTGGCCGATGATGTCACTGGCTGTACGCTCGACGTTTTTACCGCTCTCTC
This genomic interval carries:
- a CDS encoding putative metalloprotease CJM1_0395 family protein, with amino-acid sequence MNLTAVNLQPILFPPRESVPEPQPGAANEQATGVNPPRSTPAPDQYPDVYVPTSAVPGAVEAGTQRPTGMPEHSGPRQNESPDEEQESKPLNDNQRPGSQRVASKAPGSLELTEEEKQEVEELRARDAAVRQHEQAHVMAGGRYVIRRAQFEYVLGPDGRLYAVGGEVQIDTSEVPDDPEATIQKAQAVRRAALAPSDPSAQDQRVAMQANQMEFEARMELARQRAEEFQQQTDEYNQNGQAITPQLEPILINLFA